In Nicotiana tabacum cultivar K326 chromosome 11, ASM71507v2, whole genome shotgun sequence, a single window of DNA contains:
- the LOC107821766 gene encoding protein IQ-DOMAIN 3 isoform X1, giving the protein MGKKGSWFSAVRKALGSGNKKKDKKKHKSEKWSGKQHSGELDSSNAETALVSPAPPPPVEQTKLMEAENEQNKHAYSVAIATAVAAEAAVAAAHAAAVVVRLTAAACNSGKSKEEIAAIRIQTAFRGYLARRALRALRGLVRLKTMIQGQSVKRQATSTLRCMQTLARVQSQVRARRIRMSEDNQALQRQLQQKHEKEQEKLKAYSQSGDDWNDSTRSKEEVEATLHSKQEAAMRRERALAYAYTHQPTRRNPSKSTDQTFMDPNNPHWGWSWLERWMAARPWEDKCATDKEVNSDQVDSPASHPAAVAAIIHRDFHLDNRSSPTAHKQSRPPCRQSPSTPRSKTGRIRPASPRGSNVDDDSRSMASAQSERCRRHSIAGSSIRDDESLASSQAVPSYMAATESARARSRLPSPLGFEKNGTPEKGAVNSAKKRLSFSASPGGGPRRHSGPPKVEI; this is encoded by the exons ATGGGGAAGAAAGGAAGTTGGTTTTCAGCAGTGAGAAAGGCTCTTGGTTCGGgtaacaaaaagaaagacaag AAAAAACACAAATCTGAAAAATGGTCCGGAAAGCAACATAGCGGCGAATTGGATTCTTCGAATGCAGAAACTGCATTAGTGAGTCCTGCACCCCCTCCTCCTGTAGAGCAGACGAAATTGATGGAAGCCGAGAATGAGCAGAACAAGCATGCCTATTCGGTAGCTATTGCCACTGCTGTTGCTGCAGAAGCAGCAGTTGCGGCTGCTCATGCCGCTGCTGTGGTCGTTCGGCTAACAGCTGCAGCCTGTAACTCGGGTAAATCAAAGGAAGAGATTGCAGCTATAAGAATACAAACAGCTTTTCGAGGATACTTG GCTAGGAGAGCATTGAGGGCTTTGAGAGGATTAGTTAGGTTGAAGACAATGATTCAAGGGCAATCTGTCAAGCGACAAGCCACGTCCACCTTAAGGTGCATGCAGACGCTAGCTCGTGTTCAATCTCAGGTTCGTGCCAGAAGAATTAGGATGTCAGAGGATAACCAGGCTCTCCAGAGACAACTCCAACAGAAGCATGAGAAAGAGCAGGAGAAGCTGAAAGCATATTCT CAGTCCGGGGATGATTGGAATGACAGCACACGATCAAAGGAAGAAGTTGAAGCAACCCTCCACAGCAAGCAGGAGGCTGCCATGAGAAGGGAAAGGGCTTTGGCTTATGCATACACGCATCAG CCAACACGGAGGAATCCTTCAAAATCTACAGATCAAACATTCATGGACCCAAATAATCCCCACTGGGGCTGGAGTTGGTTGGAGCGATGGATGGCTGCGCGGCCATGGGAAGATAAATGTGCAACCGATAAAGAAGTTAACAGTGACCAAGTCGATAGCCCAGCAAGCCATCCCGCTGCTGTGGCTGCTATCATTCATCGTGATTTCCACCTTGACAATAGGTCTTCTCCGACTGCTCATAAGCAAAGCCGCCCTCCTTGCCGCCAATCGCCATCAACACCCCGATCAAAGACAGGAAGAATAAGGCCAGCAAGCCCCAGGGGAAGTAATGTTGATGATGACTCTAGAAGCATGGCGAGTGCACAGTCAGAACGCTGCAGGAGGCATAGTATTGCTGGTTCATCAATTAGAGACGATGAAAGCTTGGCAAGCTCGCAAGCTGTTCCAAGTTACATGGCAGCAACAGAATCAGCACGAGCCAGGTCCCGCTTACCAAGTCCTTTGGGTTTCGAAAAGAATGGGACACCAGAGAAGGGAGCAGTTAATTCTGCAAAGAAGCGATTATCTTTCTCGGCATCCCCTGGCGGCGGGCCAAGGAGACATTCTGGTCCACCAAAGGTAGAGATATAA
- the LOC107821766 gene encoding protein IQ-DOMAIN 2 isoform X3, whose translation MGKKGSWFSAVRKALGSGNKKKDKKKHKSEKWSGKQHSGELDSSNAETALARRALRALRGLVRLKTMIQGQSVKRQATSTLRCMQTLARVQSQVRARRIRMSEDNQALQRQLQQKHEKEQEKLKAYSQSGDDWNDSTRSKEEVEATLHSKQEAAMRRERALAYAYTHQPTRRNPSKSTDQTFMDPNNPHWGWSWLERWMAARPWEDKCATDKEVNSDQVDSPASHPAAVAAIIHRDFHLDNRSSPTAHKQSRPPCRQSPSTPRSKTGRIRPASPRGSNVDDDSRSMASAQSERCRRHSIAGSSIRDDESLASSQAVPSYMAATESARARSRLPSPLGFEKNGTPEKGAVNSAKKRLSFSASPGGGPRRHSGPPKVEI comes from the exons ATGGGGAAGAAAGGAAGTTGGTTTTCAGCAGTGAGAAAGGCTCTTGGTTCGGgtaacaaaaagaaagacaag AAAAAACACAAATCTGAAAAATGGTCCGGAAAGCAACATAGCGGCGAATTGGATTCTTCGAATGCAGAAACTGCATTA GCTAGGAGAGCATTGAGGGCTTTGAGAGGATTAGTTAGGTTGAAGACAATGATTCAAGGGCAATCTGTCAAGCGACAAGCCACGTCCACCTTAAGGTGCATGCAGACGCTAGCTCGTGTTCAATCTCAGGTTCGTGCCAGAAGAATTAGGATGTCAGAGGATAACCAGGCTCTCCAGAGACAACTCCAACAGAAGCATGAGAAAGAGCAGGAGAAGCTGAAAGCATATTCT CAGTCCGGGGATGATTGGAATGACAGCACACGATCAAAGGAAGAAGTTGAAGCAACCCTCCACAGCAAGCAGGAGGCTGCCATGAGAAGGGAAAGGGCTTTGGCTTATGCATACACGCATCAG CCAACACGGAGGAATCCTTCAAAATCTACAGATCAAACATTCATGGACCCAAATAATCCCCACTGGGGCTGGAGTTGGTTGGAGCGATGGATGGCTGCGCGGCCATGGGAAGATAAATGTGCAACCGATAAAGAAGTTAACAGTGACCAAGTCGATAGCCCAGCAAGCCATCCCGCTGCTGTGGCTGCTATCATTCATCGTGATTTCCACCTTGACAATAGGTCTTCTCCGACTGCTCATAAGCAAAGCCGCCCTCCTTGCCGCCAATCGCCATCAACACCCCGATCAAAGACAGGAAGAATAAGGCCAGCAAGCCCCAGGGGAAGTAATGTTGATGATGACTCTAGAAGCATGGCGAGTGCACAGTCAGAACGCTGCAGGAGGCATAGTATTGCTGGTTCATCAATTAGAGACGATGAAAGCTTGGCAAGCTCGCAAGCTGTTCCAAGTTACATGGCAGCAACAGAATCAGCACGAGCCAGGTCCCGCTTACCAAGTCCTTTGGGTTTCGAAAAGAATGGGACACCAGAGAAGGGAGCAGTTAATTCTGCAAAGAAGCGATTATCTTTCTCGGCATCCCCTGGCGGCGGGCCAAGGAGACATTCTGGTCCACCAAAGGTAGAGATATAA
- the LOC107821766 gene encoding protein IQ-DOMAIN 3 isoform X2, which produces MGKKGSWFSAVRKALGSGNKKKDKKKHKSEKWSGKQHSGELDSSNAETALVSPAPPPPVEQTKLMEAENEQNKHAYSVAIATAVAAEAAVAAAHAAAVVVRLTAAACNSGKSKEEIAAIRIQTAFRGYLARRALRALRGLVRLKTMIQGQSVKRQATSTLRCMQTLARVQSQVRARRIRMSEDNQALQRQLQQKHEKEQEKLKAYSSGDDWNDSTRSKEEVEATLHSKQEAAMRRERALAYAYTHQPTRRNPSKSTDQTFMDPNNPHWGWSWLERWMAARPWEDKCATDKEVNSDQVDSPASHPAAVAAIIHRDFHLDNRSSPTAHKQSRPPCRQSPSTPRSKTGRIRPASPRGSNVDDDSRSMASAQSERCRRHSIAGSSIRDDESLASSQAVPSYMAATESARARSRLPSPLGFEKNGTPEKGAVNSAKKRLSFSASPGGGPRRHSGPPKVEI; this is translated from the exons ATGGGGAAGAAAGGAAGTTGGTTTTCAGCAGTGAGAAAGGCTCTTGGTTCGGgtaacaaaaagaaagacaag AAAAAACACAAATCTGAAAAATGGTCCGGAAAGCAACATAGCGGCGAATTGGATTCTTCGAATGCAGAAACTGCATTAGTGAGTCCTGCACCCCCTCCTCCTGTAGAGCAGACGAAATTGATGGAAGCCGAGAATGAGCAGAACAAGCATGCCTATTCGGTAGCTATTGCCACTGCTGTTGCTGCAGAAGCAGCAGTTGCGGCTGCTCATGCCGCTGCTGTGGTCGTTCGGCTAACAGCTGCAGCCTGTAACTCGGGTAAATCAAAGGAAGAGATTGCAGCTATAAGAATACAAACAGCTTTTCGAGGATACTTG GCTAGGAGAGCATTGAGGGCTTTGAGAGGATTAGTTAGGTTGAAGACAATGATTCAAGGGCAATCTGTCAAGCGACAAGCCACGTCCACCTTAAGGTGCATGCAGACGCTAGCTCGTGTTCAATCTCAGGTTCGTGCCAGAAGAATTAGGATGTCAGAGGATAACCAGGCTCTCCAGAGACAACTCCAACAGAAGCATGAGAAAGAGCAGGAGAAGCTGAAAGCATATTCT TCCGGGGATGATTGGAATGACAGCACACGATCAAAGGAAGAAGTTGAAGCAACCCTCCACAGCAAGCAGGAGGCTGCCATGAGAAGGGAAAGGGCTTTGGCTTATGCATACACGCATCAG CCAACACGGAGGAATCCTTCAAAATCTACAGATCAAACATTCATGGACCCAAATAATCCCCACTGGGGCTGGAGTTGGTTGGAGCGATGGATGGCTGCGCGGCCATGGGAAGATAAATGTGCAACCGATAAAGAAGTTAACAGTGACCAAGTCGATAGCCCAGCAAGCCATCCCGCTGCTGTGGCTGCTATCATTCATCGTGATTTCCACCTTGACAATAGGTCTTCTCCGACTGCTCATAAGCAAAGCCGCCCTCCTTGCCGCCAATCGCCATCAACACCCCGATCAAAGACAGGAAGAATAAGGCCAGCAAGCCCCAGGGGAAGTAATGTTGATGATGACTCTAGAAGCATGGCGAGTGCACAGTCAGAACGCTGCAGGAGGCATAGTATTGCTGGTTCATCAATTAGAGACGATGAAAGCTTGGCAAGCTCGCAAGCTGTTCCAAGTTACATGGCAGCAACAGAATCAGCACGAGCCAGGTCCCGCTTACCAAGTCCTTTGGGTTTCGAAAAGAATGGGACACCAGAGAAGGGAGCAGTTAATTCTGCAAAGAAGCGATTATCTTTCTCGGCATCCCCTGGCGGCGGGCCAAGGAGACATTCTGGTCCACCAAAGGTAGAGATATAA